From Trichocoleus sp. FACHB-46, one genomic window encodes:
- a CDS encoding PEP-CTERM sorting domain-containing protein — protein sequence MQWREIAYQAATVVSALTAWGLQQTSAQAALLVGNTAGNNVLIFDERTGKLGGEFIGAGSGGLTSPDDLTFGSDGDLYVSSGNNFSGAILRYDGRTGQFRGRFDQGGTLIRPYGSIFGPDGELYVSSFLTDQILRYDGKTGAFIDVFAAGNGQANGLNGPNDLVFDAAGNLYVTTQGSVAAPGDGDGDGDVEPGEIAANFPGLPSQVLRFTNNNGVLSSTLTVFADQPQPLPLSFGFVSFLGLSIAPNGDLVTTDFANGIRSYDLATGTLKSTIATSYATFNDNGQTRSSNFIGNLTFTPDNKLYTVGFDSRNNNFGAILRYDGTTGQPLPSPGNTNAVLVATNANLKRPIGIAYAPISVPEPTTTVGLLAFGAAATALSLKRDRKSSNP from the coding sequence ATGCAATGGAGAGAGATCGCGTATCAAGCTGCTACAGTGGTCAGCGCCTTGACCGCTTGGGGTTTACAACAGACCTCAGCGCAAGCTGCTTTGCTAGTAGGTAACACTGCCGGGAACAACGTTCTCATTTTTGATGAACGCACAGGCAAGCTGGGTGGTGAATTTATTGGCGCAGGTAGTGGGGGTCTGACTAGCCCAGATGATCTTACCTTTGGATCAGATGGCGATCTCTATGTCAGCAGTGGCAACAACTTCTCAGGAGCCATCCTCCGCTACGACGGCAGAACGGGGCAGTTTCGCGGTCGCTTTGATCAAGGAGGAACGCTCATTCGTCCCTACGGCTCAATCTTTGGTCCGGACGGCGAGCTTTATGTCAGCAGCTTCTTAACCGATCAAATTCTCCGTTATGACGGCAAAACAGGAGCTTTTATCGATGTATTTGCGGCGGGAAATGGCCAAGCCAACGGATTGAACGGGCCTAACGATTTGGTGTTTGATGCAGCTGGCAACCTCTACGTCACTACCCAAGGTAGTGTTGCAGCTCCCGGCGATGGAGATGGCGACGGGGATGTAGAACCCGGTGAAATTGCGGCTAACTTTCCTGGTTTGCCGAGCCAAGTACTGCGCTTCACTAATAATAACGGCGTACTCAGCTCCACCCTGACTGTTTTTGCGGATCAACCACAACCGCTGCCGCTCAGTTTTGGCTTTGTCAGCTTCTTAGGACTATCGATCGCCCCTAACGGAGATCTGGTCACTACCGATTTTGCCAATGGTATCCGCAGCTACGACTTAGCTACAGGCACACTCAAATCAACGATTGCTACCAGCTACGCCACCTTTAACGACAACGGCCAAACCCGCAGCAGCAACTTCATCGGCAACCTCACTTTCACTCCCGACAACAAACTCTACACCGTGGGTTTTGACTCCCGGAACAACAATTTCGGAGCCATCCTCCGCTACGACGGCACCACAGGCCAACCGTTACCCAGTCCTGGCAATACCAATGCAGTCCTCGTTGCTACAAATGCCAACCTCAAGCGCCCGATCGGAATTGCCTATGCCCCGATTAGTGTGCCTGAACCGACAACCACAGTCGGCTTATTGGCCTTCGGCGCTGCAGCAACAGCGTTATCCCTAAAGCGCGATCGCAAATCTTCTAATCCCTAA
- a CDS encoding alpha/beta fold hydrolase: MQVTQASSIAPVSGQYWQWRGQPIYYVRAGDRQPHRPPLLLIHGFGASTFHWRKNVAGLSNDFEVWAIDLLGFGRSAKPNMQYSGDLWRNQIHDFITEVIGQPTVLGGNSLGGYAALSVAAQHPEDAAGLVLFNSAGPFSDAQPAPKKDPIREVFGSFVQSLFQQPWASYLVFQYTRQRSVVRQTLQKVYLDQTAITDDLVDDILRAASDPGAADVFAAVFKTPQGDKVDVLLGQLQCPLLMLWGEHDPWMNARARSVKFRQYYPQLTEHFLNAGHCPHDEVPDQVNDLIGSWVNSIAS; encoded by the coding sequence ATGCAAGTTACCCAAGCCAGCAGCATCGCTCCCGTATCTGGTCAGTATTGGCAGTGGCGGGGCCAGCCAATCTACTATGTCCGAGCGGGCGATCGCCAGCCTCACCGTCCTCCGCTGCTGTTGATCCACGGCTTTGGAGCCTCAACCTTTCATTGGCGCAAAAACGTGGCGGGGTTGAGCAACGACTTTGAAGTTTGGGCGATCGATTTGCTGGGATTTGGGCGATCGGCAAAACCCAACATGCAATATAGTGGCGATCTGTGGCGGAACCAAATCCACGACTTCATTACCGAGGTAATCGGCCAGCCGACCGTTCTAGGGGGGAACTCCTTGGGAGGCTATGCCGCCTTGTCTGTTGCTGCCCAACACCCCGAAGATGCCGCAGGTTTGGTTTTGTTTAACAGTGCGGGGCCTTTCAGCGATGCTCAGCCTGCACCTAAGAAAGACCCGATCCGGGAAGTGTTCGGCAGTTTTGTGCAGTCGTTATTTCAGCAACCTTGGGCCAGCTATCTCGTGTTTCAATACACCCGCCAGCGTTCTGTGGTGCGCCAAACGTTGCAGAAAGTGTATCTCGATCAAACTGCCATCACCGATGATTTGGTTGATGATATTTTGCGAGCAGCCAGTGACCCTGGTGCCGCAGATGTGTTTGCGGCGGTCTTCAAAACGCCCCAAGGTGACAAGGTGGATGTCTTGTTGGGACAACTCCAGTGCCCTTTACTGATGCTCTGGGGCGAGCATGACCCTTGGATGAACGCCAGAGCCCGCAGCGTCAAGTTCCGTCAGTATTACCCGCAACTAACTGAGCATTTCCTGAATGCTGGGCATTGTCCCCATGATGAAGTGCCTGATCAGGTCAATGATCTAATTGGCTCTTGGGTCAATTCCATTGCGAGTTAA